A single Paraburkholderia sp. D15 DNA region contains:
- a CDS encoding MerR family transcriptional regulator: MTTSDDPIPIQQGYKSGEAARLAKMPVTTLRIWERRYGVIGPAKTASGQRLYTEDDVRRLTLIKLLVSRGHAIGAIARLDREQLQFLAARNNRDGDGSADFGIGEIDLTLGLVGGTLAQRLQGSGLDVRRYGVKALAAFANLPEAASHAADQDEPVDALLVDVDSLQEDVAAQIIALGDALRAKAIAVVYGFGTGPAAELLRVAGVRLYREPDGRTEFRQMLGDLCERVRIQERTGDDAVWSRVRRRYDDNELEAIASRSSTIACECPRHLAELVMKLSAFERYSDACTSRSVQDAALHRYLGDVTNRACAMVEAALERVAREEGWFAAPPPLPPVRSSAHEASHDSRHDVRHDPRHDPRHESAHQGQHGSAHEPSQPRQPQAPHAGDE, translated from the coding sequence ATGACTACATCTGACGACCCAATTCCTATTCAACAGGGATACAAAAGCGGCGAGGCGGCCCGTTTGGCCAAAATGCCGGTCACCACGCTGCGGATCTGGGAGCGCCGCTACGGCGTGATCGGCCCGGCCAAAACCGCGTCGGGACAGCGGCTCTACACGGAAGACGACGTCAGGCGTCTCACTTTGATCAAGCTGCTGGTGAGCCGCGGCCATGCGATCGGCGCGATCGCGCGGCTCGATCGCGAGCAATTGCAGTTTCTTGCCGCCCGTAATAACCGCGATGGCGACGGTTCGGCGGATTTCGGGATCGGCGAGATCGATCTGACGCTCGGTCTGGTGGGCGGCACGCTCGCGCAGCGCCTGCAGGGCTCTGGCCTGGATGTGCGCCGTTATGGCGTGAAAGCGCTGGCCGCGTTCGCGAATCTGCCGGAAGCCGCGAGCCATGCCGCCGACCAGGACGAACCGGTCGACGCGCTGCTCGTCGATGTCGATTCGCTCCAGGAGGACGTGGCCGCGCAGATCATCGCGCTCGGCGACGCACTGCGCGCCAAGGCGATCGCGGTGGTCTACGGCTTCGGCACCGGCCCGGCGGCCGAGCTGTTGCGCGTGGCCGGCGTGCGTCTGTACCGCGAGCCCGACGGCCGCACGGAGTTCCGGCAGATGCTGGGCGACCTGTGCGAGCGCGTCCGTATCCAGGAGCGCACCGGCGACGACGCCGTCTGGTCGCGCGTGCGCCGCCGCTACGACGACAACGAACTGGAGGCGATTGCCAGCCGCTCGTCGACGATTGCGTGCGAATGTCCGCGCCATCTCGCGGAACTGGTGATGAAGCTGTCGGCATTCGAGCGCTACAGCGACGCCTGCACGTCGCGCTCGGTGCAGGACGCGGCGCTGCACCGCTATCTCGGCGATGTCACCAACCGCGCGTGCGCGATGGTCGAGGCAGCGCTCGAACGGGTCGCGCGCGAGGAGGGCTGGTTCGCCGCACCGCCGCCGCTGCCACCGGTGCGCTCTTCGGCGCACGAGGCCTCGCACGACTCCCGGCATGACGTCCGGCATGACCCCCGGCATGACCCCCGGCACGAGTCCGCGCATCAGGGGCAGCACGGCTCCGCGCACGAACCTTCGCAGCCTCGCCAGCCGCAGGCGCCGCACGCTGGCGACGAATAA